DNA sequence from the Hippopotamus amphibius kiboko isolate mHipAmp2 chromosome 1, mHipAmp2.hap2, whole genome shotgun sequence genome:
GGCCACAGCGACTCCGCCCGCTGAGCACCGTGCGCGCCGGCGACTGCTGTCCCCAGCTCAAATCTCCCGCGCCCGCGGGTCATTCAGAGATAGACCTCGGGCCCCTGGAAGCGGGCCGGACGGCGGCTGGCCCCTCGGGAGCCGAGGAGGGTCCTTTGAGGCTGGGCGTATTTCGGTTGCCGACGGCTGGCCTAACgcgcccctctccttcccccaggagCGCCCCGACGGGCTGGGCGCAGCGGCCGGCGGGGCCCGCCTGTCGTCTCTGCCCCAGGCGGCCTACGGGCCGGCGCCGCCGCTCTGCCACACGCcgaccgccgccgccgccgactTCCAGCCGCCCTACTTCCCGCCGCCCTACCCGCAGCCGCCACTGCCCTACGGCCAGGCCCCCGACGCCGCAGCCGCCTTTCCCCACCTGGCCGGGGACCCGTACGGTGGCCTGGCGCCCCTGGCACAGTCGCAGCCTCCGCAGGCTGCCTGGGCcgcgccccgcgccgccgcccgcgcccacGACGAGCCGCCGGGGCTGCTGgcgccgcccgcccgcgcccTGGGCCTGGACCCGCGCCGCGACTACGCCGCTGCTGTGCCGCGGCTCCTGCACTGCTTGTCCGACGGCGCGCACGGCCTGGCCGACGCGCCCCTCGGCCTTCCCGGGCTGGCGGCGCCGCCGGGCCTGGAGGACCTGCAGGTGAGGCCCGAAGGGTCCGGGATGGGCCAGCATCCGCTAAGGCGATTTGTGACCTggctggaggcaaagatcgaCCAGTGCAGGAGGCCGACTTTTCTCCCAGCCTGCCACTTCTTGCTCGTGACTCCGAGGATGCGTCCCACGTTCTGAGTTAGACGCTGCCTGGCCTTTCAGACGTCCTGGCACTGAGTCCGCGAGCCGGTGCCTGGATGGCGGCGACCCTTCGCCGAGTAAATGGGCAGGGGGCGGATCACTTCTGTCCCTCTCTGCCGGGCACCGTAGGGCATCTATGCCCAGTCCCTGTCTACTGGGGCAGCTTGTGCCTGGAGGGAAGAGAGGTGGAGGAGTTGCCTAAAGTCCAAATTCCCTTTTTGCACGGCGCGGCAAGGTACCCAGGACTCCACCTCTGCGGCTCATGGTGGAGCGCTGGTGAATCCTGGTCCCGTCGTCGCCGCCGCCGCAGGCAACGGGCGGTGCGCGTTGGGCAGAGCAGACAGTACAGGGACCAGGGACGGCAGGGGCTTGGGAAGCTACAGGAGACTAGGTCTAAAACACCCTTACCACCACCCTGTCCTAATTGCAGGCCATGGACGAGCCGGGAATGAGCCTCCTGGACCAGTCCGTGATCAAGAAAGGTAAGAAATGGCGTGCATCTGCCAGGGCAGAGCAGGGCGAGATGGTGCAGGCCCTGGCACACAAATCCAGTTTCTTCCCTGTGGTGGGTCCCTTCTGTGCATCGCGGAGCTCGGTGGCCACCGGTCACTCTTTCCAGCCCAGTCGAGGGACTGCGGAGACCAGAGTTTGGGCAGCTGCAGTGGTTGGTGAGTTGGCCCCAGAACCTGCGGCCTGGGGTGGGCGGGAGTCCAACCGCACTCACTTGGCTGCCCTGGCCGCCAAGCCTGTGCAGGGGCCTGGCCTCTCCCTACCAAGGGGAGGGCACTCTTTTGGATGTGGAGTTAATTTGCAAAACGAGTTAAACCACTTCTCTGTTTCCTAAGAGGTGGTAATCAGGGTGCTATTCCCATGGATGTCATTAAATGATTTCCACTTTACCAAGCCTTACCGTTTCCTAGTCTGTCAGGTGCTTtctgcccctcccttcccagaAGGGCCTTGGGGGGGCCTTGCAGTTTCCCTAGGGAATTTTTTCTCCATTGGAGAGCCTCTTTCAGCAATTTAGGATTAGGGGAGCTGGTGTGTGAATATTGCATCAGGCTGTGCGCAGGAGGGTCAGGGCCTGGGCGTTCGTGTCTATGTGAGTTTAGGGTCCTGTACATGTCTATATGTTCCTTTCCTAGGTGTCTTTCTAGTATTTTTTGGTGTCTCTTGCTGTGAGTGTGTGATGTGTGTCTATTATGTTGGTTTAATTTCCACGTGTTTGGGGGTCAGGGTCCATGTTGTGTCCTGGAATTTGTTCTTTGACACAGGATCTCTAAGCATGTGCGGTTGCTCCCTGTGTACTTCCGCGGTGTTTGTGTCTTTTTGCCCTAGGAAAAGCCAGGGTCTTGAGATCTGCCCTCCAGTGGATTTTCAGGACTGTGAGTTCCCGACTGTGACAGGGGAAGGTGAGAAagacagaggttcagagaggcccAGGCACCCGGCAGTCTCCTTAAATTTGGGGCGGGTGCAGAGAGGAATACGGAGGCACAGAAAAGCCCCCTGTGCCCGGGGCAGGCgctgcttcccccccccccccccccaccggggACGGGCTCAAATTGTTTTGCAAAGAGTGGATTCAAGCCTGGGCTCTGTTTGCCCTCCAtgtgtgctgggggagggaggggagtggtggggtgggatgggggggatgCTGGGAGTTAGCTGGACCACCTGGAGTCTGTGTGGGGAAGATGAGGAGACAGGCCTCCCAGAACTTGGGGGAAGGAGGCTCCAGGTATTGCGGCTGTGTTACCTGGAGATGGGGGTTTAGGGAGGCTGCCTGGAGTCCGGGCAGAGGTGTACGCTCAGAGCCAGCTCTTTGCTGGCAGCCGCTGCCTTGCTTTAGTGGATTTTTTTGAACCTGACGACGGAAGGAAGAGTTGGGTCTGCAGTGGCAACAGCCTGCCACTGGGCTGCGTCCACCCAGAGATTCGACCATGGTCAGGGTCCCCAGTTCCAACTCCTGCCCGGGCTCCATGGGCTAGGGGGGCTTGGGCTCACTGACTCCCTCAGGGAGGCAGGAACTTGCATTTTGGGAAGGAGCTTGGGGATTTCTGCCCTGGGGAAGGGTAGAAAGATCAGGTGGGGCTCTGAGTACCTTAAACCCCAGTCCCCTGGCCAGAGCCAGGACAAGAGACAGACTACGAAGAGGAACTAAAATTGCCTCGAGTTGATTTATGAACGGACATAAGCTTTCATAAATCCCGGGTCCTAGGTGTGCGCTGGGATGCTCAAACAACACAGTGAGTGCAGCGCGCGGGCGCCGGCGGGTAGGGGGTGGACCTGGGCGCGGGTGCTGTGCGGAATGTCGCCGACGCGGGCGCGCACACCGGCCGGACAGCAGTGTCAGCCCGTCGGTAGCCCAGTGGAGGGCGGGCGACCTGAGCTGGGGACTGTGCCTTGGGGGCCCCAACCCGGACGTCGAGTCACAGCCCGGAGCTATGCAGCaaagggggaggggtgagagcCGGGGCTCGCAACGGAAGGAAGGGGCTTAACCTTCGGCTGGCGCGGCGAGTCttttggggaggagagagggtcaGTGAAACACTCTCCGGCTTTGCAAACACGCAGGCAGAGCCGATCTGCGGAGGTCGGGGCCTCTGGGGGGTGCGTGGGCGGGCGACCTAGCTGTGGCCAGGCAGGTGGCCGGGTTGGAGCTCTTTGCCCTGCAGCCTCCACGCCCCACACGGCGAGTAATTTTCGTTCGGGTCCCCCGTAGTCACTGCGGGACTCTGGCTACGCCGCCAGCTTTTTGGGCGCAGTTGATTACATCCTTCTTCGTCCTAAGCGCTTCCTAAGGCACCGGGAGCCCCGGTCGAGTCCTGAAGTCCTCTGGCACCTTCCAGGGGCGGTGGAGGACCATCCCACTCCGACCCGGGCCCTGGAATGACAAAGTCTTTCTTGGCTAGCTGAAGCAAAGGAttcattcctccagctccttctggCCCTGGCGGGATGGGCAGCTGTGTCACGGGCGGTTGGGGTCCTAGGTGTGAAAGGGACGCAGCCCTAGCCCTACCCCAGAAGCAGCCTTCCTACCGCAGGGAAACCTCGAGTAAAGGGAGATTGTAAAATCTTCACTACTCCACgcagggaaggggaggcaaaGGTCCCGCCCCACCACACTCTTCCAGGTCGGCAGCCCCTTGCAGCCAGAGCAGCGAGGGGCAAGGATGGCAGATGGGGCTAAGGCTGAGCCCTCAATTTTCTACCCACATTTGTCACTTTCAGTTTTGTGACCTGTCTTAGGGGCACAGAAAGCAAGTGGGACTGGCCTGAGAGACAGACTCGGACAAGAATATTTCCCAGCCGAGAAAGGCAGTTAGCAGGGTCTGTACATCTTGCAGTGGGAGCTCAGAAGAGGAGCAGTGAGTGCCTGAACTTGGGAGGCTTCCTGAAGGAGAGACAAcagtgggctcagtaggtgttcAGGAGatgtgttgagtgaatgagtgcATTTGGAGAGGGGATGTACAAAGGGCTGAGCTATTTTCACCCCAGTAGGAACAGCACTGTGAACATGCCCTCTCTTTGGAAAGCCAGACAggtttaaaaaggttaaaaatctcTGTGGGTTTCAGGTTATACAGTCGCAGCTGGAGGGGAGTGGTTTGGGGATGAGAACTGAGATATTCCTCCTTCCCTCCGAGGAGAGTGGGTAGTTGCCTAATTGGGAGTGGGGAATCCCTCTCTGCTGGGCTCTATTGTCCAGTCTCAGGGCATCTCCAGGGCAGGGGCTGATGTAAGTACTTACCCTTTCCTCCGCTCTCCCTGGatctggggaaggaaaggggaggtgggaagTTTCTGGGCTGCCAGGTGAATCTACAAGCAGGGCCAGGACTGGGGTGAGATAAGTGAGGAACTCACTTGAGACATTAGGAGGGTGCCTAAAAGCTCAGAAATCAAGATGAATAATATATCTTAGTgcaatatgtttaaaatttttaaatgcaaaaaatatccacaataaacagaatatcaaaattttatataaagagaGAATCTGACCCTGCACTTCTACAACCCTGCCTCACTTGCCTCCCAGGCTACCATCTGCCCCAGGAAGAGACTGAAAAACCGGGGTGCTCATGCATATAGACTGTGGTCTCTACCTGAGGGCAGCATAGAGCAGGGCAGTGGAGAGTTAAGAgttatgtttaaaagaaaacctataagggagagggaagaggggcggggaaagatgggggaggggataaagaggtacaaactcactatgtataaagtaaataagctacaagaatacattgtacagcacagggaatatagccattattttataataactataaatggaatatatctttaaaaattgcgaatcattatgttgtacacctgcaacttataaatattgtacatcaactaaaCCTCAAttgaaaaggtaaaaattaaaaataaaagaaaccctCTAGCAGTTGGTGAGAAGGAAACTTAACCAGCAAGTCCCACTGGGGGGAGATGAGGGGACTCaagtgggctgggaggagggtcACAGCCCATCCTGTCTGCCTTCCTCCTGCTGTCCCTTCCCCCCAGACTTTGGAGCAGTGGTACTCTAAGTGTGGTCTAAGGAACCACATGCATCAGATCCCTGGGCATGCTTgttaaaaaatgcagatttcctGGGCACCATCTCATATCTACTGAATGAGAATCCCTGGAAATTTGGCCctgaaacttcatttttttttaactgattggTAACATTTACATACCTGAAATTCACCTATTGGAAGAGTACAATTTGacaatttttagtaaatttatagacTTGTGTAACCATTACCTCAGTCTGTTTTAAGACATttccaacaccccccccccaaaattcctCCTTTCCCATTTGTAATTAATTCCCATACCAGGcctcaggcaaccactgatctgctttctgtctgtatgtttgtatatactggacatgttatataaatggaatatataaatatgcagAATTTTGCATCTAGCTTCTTGTACTTATAATGCTTttgaggttcatctgtgttgtagcctgtatcagtagctggttccttttttattgcttagtagtactccattgtatggatgtaacacattttgtttattcattcatcagtagATGGACTctggggttgtttccacctttgggctaggataaataatgctgctatgatcatTTACACAcatgtctttgtgtggacatatgttttcactgCTCTTGAattcctaggagtgaaattgctggatttaATGGTaagtttgtctttaatttttttaagacattCCCAAGCTGTTTTCTAAAGtagctgtactattttacattcccaccaagaaagTGTgggagttccagtttctccacatcatccTCTGCACTGGGgatgtctgtcttttttattatagccttcCTGGTGATATCtcagtatactttttttttttttttttttttttttttttttttttttggcacacggacttagttgctccgcggcatgtgggatcttcctggagctgggatcgaacccgtgacctctgcattggcaggcggattcttaaccactgcgccacctaggaagcccctcagtatacttttattttgcatttctctaatgagtaatGATCTTGAGTACTTCTCCATGTGCTTACTAGCCATTCATGTATCATTTttagtgaaatgtctattcacatattttgaacattttctaattgggttATCTTACTATTGAATtgtgtaagaattctttatgtattctggatacacaTCCTTGATGAGATATaggatttgcagatattttcttcaagtctgtggtttgtcttttcattttcttaatagtgtctttttaGGCGCACaagtttttgattttgttgaaacccagtttattattttcttttatggatcttGCTGTTGGTGTTGTATTAGGAACTCTTTGCCCAACCCAAGGTCATGGagatttttctcctgtattttcttctagaaagaaTTGCAATTTTAACCAGCTTTCCAAGAGTCTGTTGCACACTCCCCAGCATCAGTGGTCAGGCTATATCTACCACCTGTGGACAGAGACTCGGTGTGTGAGAGAGTCTTGTCTGATACATTGACTAAATAGGAGCTCTTATGTCTGTCGGAGTGTGTACATGTGAATGGCTTCTGTGTTCATGACTGGGGGACACCATGAGTAGACTACTTCAGCTTTAGGACTCACTGTGGTGTGCAATCTGTGCTAAGTAATTCCCACCTTCATGACCGCTTCTTCCCCAGGCTACCTGCTTCCCTAACCCTGGCCTCCAAACCTCTATCATTTTCTAAGGAAGAAGCTCTGAGGAAAAGGGTACAGACAAGTGGGGGAAGCAACAAAGTCTGTAATTCATATATATGCACAAACGCATGTCCACCTGTCGTGCTCTACATTGGCTGCACCTGTGTTTGCAGCAATCTGGCATATactctatatttaaatatatcagcAGGAGTGAAAGCACTTGCAGATATCCTTATGCACGTTGCCATATTCCTGCAGCACTCGAGGAGGGCAGCGCCTGTGTGTATACAGCTGGGGCTCAGTATTCGCTGAGTAAGTGTGCATATGCACATCTCACCCCCAGTGCTCCATAGCAAGGCATATCGTTTTTCTGTATAGAaatgtgtgtgacatgtgtgCTCACATATGTCCCCGTTTGCATGTGCAGCTTCACCCAGCTTTGGTCTCTCTCCCCTCTCACAGCACCTGGCCCcagattttaataaaaactgGATAGAGGAGGCTGCGGGGGGAGAGAAGAATTTTCTGTTCCTCTGACCACTCCCTCTGGCTAGGA
Encoded proteins:
- the TFAP2E gene encoding transcription factor AP-2-epsilon isoform X4 is translated as MLVHTYSAMERPDGLGAAAGGARLSSLPQAAYGPAPPLCHTPTAAAADFQPPYFPPPYPQPPLPYGQAPDAAAAFPHLAGDPYGGLAPLAQSQPPQAAWAAPRAAARAHDEPPGLLAPPARALGLDPRRDYAAAVPRLLHCLSDGAHGLADAPLGLPGLAAPPGLEDLQAMDEPGMSLLDQSVIKKGKKWRASARAEQGEMVQALAHKSSFFPVVGPFCASRSSVATGHSFQPSRGTAETRVWAAAVVVPIPSKASSLAALSLAKDGLVGGITNPSEVFCSVPGRLSLLSSTSKYKVTVGEVQRRLSPPECLNASLLGGVLRRAKSKNGGRCLRERLEKIGLNLPAGRRKAANVTLLTSLVEGEAVHLARDFGYVCETEFPAKAAAEYLCRQHAAPGELHSRKSMLLAAKSARSLQT
- the TFAP2E gene encoding transcription factor AP-2-epsilon isoform X3, whose translation is MLVHTYSAMERPDGLGAAAGGARLSSLPQAAYGPAPPLCHTPTAAAADFQPPYFPPPYPQPPLPYGQAPDAAAAFPHLAGDPYGGLAPLAQSQPPQAAWAAPRAAARAHDEPPGLLAPPARALGLDPRRDYAAAVPRLLHCLSDGAHGLADAPLGLPGLAAPPGLEDLQAMDEPGMSLLDQSVIKKGKKWRASARAEQGEMVQALAHKSSFFPVVGPFCASRSSVATGHSFQPSRGTAETRVWAAAVVVCVCLSVYMSRAKSKNGGRCLRERLEKIGLNLPAGRRKAANVTLLTSLVEGEAVHLARDFGYVCETEFPAKAAAEYLCRQHAAPGELHSRKSMLLAAKQICKEFADLMAQDRSPLGNSRPALILEPGVQSCLTHFSLITHGFGGPAICAALTAFQNYLLESLKGLDKMFLSSTGSGHGDTKTSEKDAKHRK